The following are encoded in a window of Mustela nigripes isolate SB6536 chromosome 1, MUSNIG.SB6536, whole genome shotgun sequence genomic DNA:
- the CABS1 gene encoding calcium-binding and spermatid-specific protein 1 gives MAEDGLPKIYSHPPTESSKTTTEATIFFGADNTIPKSETTITSEGDHITSVNDYTLESDLSTTDNKLTSPKEKAKSEDDVESHIIKSSADLEKEITTMTGTTNSIANDSITENLILVKTGNLSPPGATVSLIDFSTNTAKEDILLDTTDPGNEDVPITSEVSGTLKEGTTSTADTPTLLVKKDEPDVNNYNSSVKYNVTSDEAIQITNSSTPEVELSPVTEKNFTIPDIIALTEEKITEIDLSLPVDDPSAVPKLTDSDEEKFITVFELTTTVERDKDNPEDILLTDEESMDEVNVWMEKDSTNEADNHQVLLTAVESRYDFVVPTSVATHLRENPSTMPKDLSENNTMESVTKDSEPLSETTPDSDTRNNEEDAFTNEMGVFKLLKEEPDEFLI, from the coding sequence ATGGCTGAAGATGGTTTGCCAAAAATTTATTCTCATCCTCCAACAGAAAGCAGTAAAACAACAACTGAAGCAACCATTTTCTTTGGGGCTGACAACACTATTCCTAAATCAGAAACAACTATTACTTCAGAAGGAGACCACATCACTTCAGTAAATGACTATACACTAGAAAGTGATCTTTCAACAACAGACAACAAGCTTACATCtccaaaggaaaaagcaaaatcagaagaTGATGTTGAGTCCCATATTATTAAGTCATCAGCCGATCTCGAGAAAGAAATTACTACTATGACAGGCACGACAAACTCCATAGCTAATGACTCTATAACTGAAAATTTAATCCTAGTGAAAACTGGTAATCTTTCACCACCAGGTGCTACTGTTTCTTTAATAGATTTTTCCACCAACACAGCAAAAGAAGATATTCTCTTGGATACCACCGACCCAGGGAATGAAGATGTCCCAATAACTTCTGAAGTCTCTGGCACATTAAAGGAAGGTACCACCAGCACTGCAGACACTCCTACCCTTCTAGTTAAGAAAGATGAACCTGATGTTAACAATTATAATTCCTCGGTTAAATACAATGTCACTTCTGACGAGGCCATCCAGATCACCAACTCATCTACCCCTGAGGTTGAACTCTCTCCTGTTACTGAAAAAAACTTCACTATTCCAGACATAATTGCccttacagaagagaaaataactgaaattgaCTTAAGTCTTCCGGTGGATGACCCCAGTGCTGTGCCCAAACTAACAGACTCCGATGAGGAGAAGTTCATCACTGTGTTTGAACTCACTACCACTGTGGAAAGAGACAAAGATAACCCAGAAGATATTCTGCTGACCGATGAAGAGTCTATGGACGAAGTCAATGTTTGGATGGAGAAAGATAGCACAAATGAAGCAGACAACCATCAGGTTTTGCTCACTGCTGTTGAATCCAGATATGACTTTGTAGTCCCGACATCTGTAGCTACACACCTCAGAGAAAATCCATCTACTATGCCAAAAGATCTGtctgaaaataatacaatggAATCTGTAACTAAGGACAGTGAGCCACTTTCAGAAACTACCCCTGATTCAGATACCCGAAACAATGAGGAAGAtgcttttacaaatgaaatgGGTGTCTTTAAGCTACTGAAAGAAGAACCAGATGAGTTCCTGATTTGA